In the genome of Cercospora beticola chromosome 2, complete sequence, one region contains:
- a CDS encoding uncharacterized protein (BUSCO:EOG09261QR8) yields the protein MSSSAQRALEYLEQLPGTTFTKLYQQPSTALAIFRRMLPHLAKTIVMAMLYLPHPFAASDLDAWVKPDHQSTQVKERALSILQRLKILYEEQHNGRQAFRLSPAFGKSLRMALTGGGKHNSFGVPCSEPDKTPVTAEYLDTFARKQWEAILYYVVGSASAGLGAGIEISTGTRTLLEKGRFVVVKGRSRAITQDGFTFLLQDVNAQIWSLLIVYLEVSADLHMDSVDVLSFLFTLGSLELGISYSTSNLTPTQLQMLEDLTDFGLVYRRSPNSDRYYPTRLATTLTSDAPALPNNSFTTTTSDPNDPASSASEKGYIILETNYRLYAYTSSPLPISILSLFANLHTRYPNLVTAKITKPSIQTAIASGITSDQIISYLQTHAHPILRRQAAMHSAPILPPTVVDQIRLWQIEGERMKSTKGFLIREVGTDDDYMKAVQYAEALGILVKEFPHKKSFFVTRMEQMSTYFKSQAARKREAKEAAAASRS from the exons ATGTCGTCCTCGGCGCAGCGGGCGCTCGAGTACCTTGAGCAACTGCCCGGAACGACCTTCACCAAGCTGTATCAACAGCCATCGACTGCCTTGGCCATCTTCCGCCGCATGCTGCCGCACctggcgaagacgattgTCATGGCCATGCTCTACCTCCCACACCCGTTCGCTGCATCAGATCTGGACGCATGGGTCAAGCCGGACCATCAGAGCACACAGGTCAAGGAACGTGCGCTCAGCATATTGCAACGACTGAAGATTCTGTACGAGGAGCAGCACAATGGCCGACAGGCGTTTCGCCTCAGTCCTGCGTTTGGCAAGAGTCTGCGCATGGCTCTGACAGGTGGCGGCAAGCACAATAGTTTTGGTGTGCCTTGTTCAGAACCAGACAAGACGCCCGTGACCGCCGAGTACCTGGACACGTTCGCTCGGAAGCAATGGGAGGCCATCCTTTACTACGTGGTTGGAAGTGCATCTGCAGGGCTGGGCGCAGGGATTGAGATCTCGACAGGCACGAGGACTCTGCTTGAGAAGGGCAGATTCGTCGTGGTCAAAGGACGGAGCAGGGCCATAACGCAGGACGGCTTCACATTCCTGCTGCAAGACGTCAATGCCCAAATTTGGTCACTGCTGATCGTGTATCTGGAAGTCTCAGCTGAC CTTCACATGGACTCTGTTGACGTCCtgtccttcctcttcacgcTCGGCTCTCTGGAGCTGGGCATCAGCTATTCGACATCGAATCTGACCCCAACTCAGCTCCAGATGCTGGAGGACCTCACAGACTTTGGTCTAGTCTATCGCCGTTCTCCCAACTCCGATCGCTACTATCCGACACGCTTGGCTACAACACTCACGTCTGACGCGCCAGCACTACCCAACAACAGTTTCACAACGACAACCTCCGACCCCAACGATCCTGCATCGTCCGCTTCCGAAAAAGGTTACATAATCCTCGAAACCAACTACAGACTCTACGCCTACACCTCCTCGCCCTTACCAATCTccatcctctccctcttTGCCAACCTCCACACCCGCTACCCGAACCTCGTCACAGCGAAGATCACCAAACCTTCGATCCAGACCGCCATCGCGAGCGGCATCACCAGCGACCAGATCATCTCCTACCTACAAACCCACGCGCATCCGATCTTGCGTCGCCAGGCAGCTATGCACTCAGCTCCTATTCTTCCACCCACTGTGGTAGATCAAATCCGTCTATGGCAAATTGAAGGCGAAAGAATGAAGAGCACTAAGGGTTTCTTGATTCGAGAAGTCGGCACAGATGACGACTACATGAAAGCAGTGCAGTATGCAGAAGCTTTGGGCATCCTCGTCAAGGAGTTCCCGCATAAGAAGTCATTCTTTGTGACCAGAATGGAGCAGATGAGCACGTACTTTAAGAGTCAGGCCGCGAGGAAGAGAGAGGCGAAAGAAGCTGCCGCTGCGAGCAGATCGTGA